A portion of the Clupea harengus chromosome 18, Ch_v2.0.2, whole genome shotgun sequence genome contains these proteins:
- the LOC105898411 gene encoding GTPase IMAP family member 9-like, producing MAEELRIVLLGKTGDGRSSAGNTILGGDFFEVMSSPESTTHKCSVQHNKVNGRLISVIDTPGFFDTRLTEEQLKPEIVRCITECSPGPHAFVIVLRAGRYTEQEMAVVKKITESFGEEAFRYAVILFTFGDDEIDDDCDTVEEFVETSEELQELVDKCGGRCHVIDNRYWTTAQKGYRSNKRQVDKLLKTVDKMAALNGGSCYTNDLLEAVEQGIQAETARLQEAEVEKDEEEIKRLAKENIHRVLMMILGGVVGALLGALFGLVVTALSDPASKTVVVLLGTVQGTIAGVKAAKHEKSIKGALTKAFQANLCCFTDRFSKDTD from the exons ATGGCGG AAGAACTACGGATTGTGCTACTCGGCAAAACCGGTGATGGGAGAAGCAGTGctggaaacaccatcctgggtgGAGACTTCTTTGAGGTGATGAGCTCACCGGagtccaccacacacaaatgcagcgTCCAGCACAACAAAGTCAACGGGAGGCTGATTTCAGTCATCGACACTCCTGGATTTTTCGACACCCGTTTAACTGAGGAGCAGCTGAAGCCTGAGATTGTGAGGTGCATCACAGAGTGTTCTCCTGGACCGCATGCTTTTGTGATTGTGCTCCGGGCAGGCCGCTATACCGAGCAGGAGATGGCGGTTGTGAAGAAGATCACCGAATCGTTCGGCGAGGAGGCCTTCCGCTACGCCGTCATCCTTTTCACTTTCGGGGACGACGAGATTGACGATGACTGCGACACCGTTGAGGAGTTTGTGGAGACTAgcgaggagctgcaggagctcgTGGACAAGTGTGGAGGCCGCTGCCACGTCATCGACAACAGATACTGGACCACGGCACAAAAGGGGTACAGGAGCAACAAGAGGCAAGTTGATAAACTGCTAAAAACTGTTGACAAGATGGCCGCCCTCAATGGAGGAAGCTGTTACACCAACGACCTACTGGAGGCCGTGGAACAGGGAATACAAGCCGAGACAGCACGACTCCAGGAGGCCGAGGTGGAGAAGGACGAGGAAGAAATAAAACGACTAGCCAAGGAGAACATTCATCGAGTGCTCATGATGATACTAGGGGGTGTAGTGGGGGCCCTTTTGGGTGCCTTGTTCGGACTTGTAGTGACCGCACTGTCAGATCCCGCATCGAAAACTGTGGTTGTCTTGTTAGGGACTGTCCAAGGCACTATAGCGGGGGTCAAGGCAGCAAAGCATGAGAAGAGCATCAAAGGTGCTCTGACCAAGGCCTTTCAGGCTAATCTGTGTTGCTTCACGGATCGATTTTCGAAGGATACAGACTAA
- the LOC105898400 gene encoding GTPase IMAP family member 8-like — protein MELRVVLLGKTGDGKSSTGNSILKDKLFQVSKGTQAGTQHNEMNENDDGDRRVKVVDTPGFCNSKLTEEQLTEELKASVSQCAPGPHAFIIVLRVGKYTAQEKEIVSQVGKIFGKDTFSHAVVLFTHGDQLAKDQTIEEFVDQSEDLKKLVQKCGGRCHVIDNKRWNEKHEYRSNSVQLEKLLNTVEEMANNGCCYTTDMVQATKNEAQAFSVSVVLLGKTGDGKSSTGNSILGDKFFKEFRGTQAGTQQNEMNENDFGDRRVKVVDTPGFCNSKLTEDQLTEELKASVSQCTPGAHAFIIVLRVGKYTAQEKEIVSQVGKIFGKDTFNHAVVLFTWGDQLETDQTIEKYVGKSEDLKKLVEKCGGRCHVIDNKRWNQEHEYRSNSVQLEKLLNTIEEMANNGCCYTPTMLQAAKKESPALDEMRLVLLGKTGDGKSSAGNTILGDKFFKEVRGTQAGTQQNEMNEKDVGDRRVKVVDTPGFFNSKLTEEQLKKELEASVSQCSAGAHAFIIVLRVGKYTAQEKDIVSQVGKIFGKETFNHAVVLFTWGDQLETDQTIEKYVGKSEDLKKLVEKCGGRYHVIDNKRWNQEHEYRNNSVQLEKLLNTIEEMANNGCCYTPTMLQAAKKEPPALDEMRLVLLGKTGYGKSSAGNTILGDKFFKEFRGTQAGTQQNEMNEKDVGDRRVKVVDTPGFFNSKLTKDQLKKELEASVSECAPGPHAFIIVLRMDKYTAQEKDIVSQIGKVFGKETFNHAVVLFTWGDQLEKDQTIEKYVGKSESLKELVQKCGGRYHVIDNKRWNQEHEYRSNSVQVEKLLNTVEEMAAQGSCYTIDMLQLEEAKRDSLDINCHTCFSFLIRK, from the exons TAAGGGTTGTGCTCCTTGGGAAAACTGGGGATGGCAAAAGCAGCACTGGGAACTCTATCCTCAAAGACAAGCTCTTCCAAGTCTCAAAGGGCACGCAAGctggaacacaacacaatgagATGAACGAAAATGATGATGGCGACAGAAGAGTCAAAGTTGTCGATACCCCTGGGTTCTGCAACTCGAAGCTCACCGAGGAACAGCTGACGGAAGAGCTGAAGGCCTCTGTTTCCCAGTGTGCTCCAGGGCCTCATGCCTTCATCATTGTGCTCAGAGTGGGCAAATACACTGCCCAAGAGAAAGAAATTGTTTCTCAAGTCGGAAAAATCTTTGGCAAAGACACTTTCAGTCATGCTGTAGTCCTGTTCACCCATGGTGACCAGCTGGCCAAAGATCAGACCATTGAGGAGTTTGTCGATCAGAGTGAGGATCTGAAGAAGTTGGTTCAAAAGTGTGGAGGCCGCTGCCACGTGATCGACAACAAACGCTGGAACGAAAAGCACGAGTACAGGAGCAACAGCGTTCAGTTGGAGAAGCTGCTGAACACCGTAGAGGAGATGGCTAACAACGGATGCTGCTACACGACTGACATGGTACAAGCGACCAAAAACGAAGCACAAG CTTTTTCAGTGAGTGTTGTGCTTCTGGGGAAGACGGGAGATGGAAAGAGCAGCACTGGGAACTCCATCCTGGGAGACAAGTTCTTCAAAGAGTTTCGTGGGACACAAGCTGGAACACAACAAAATGAGATGAACGAAAATGATTTTGGTGACAGAAGAGTCAAAGTTGTCGACACCCCTGGGTTCTGCAACTCGAAGCTCACCGAGGATCAGCTGACAGAAGAGCTGAAGGCCTCTGTTTCCCAGTGTACTCCAGGAGCACATGCCTTCATCATTGTGCTCAGAGTGGGCAAATACACTGCCCAAGAGAAAGAAATTGTATCTCAAGTTGGAAAAATCTTTGGCAAAGACACTTTCAATCATGCGGTAGTCCTGTTCACTTGGGGGGACCAGCTTGAAACGGATCAGACCATCGAGAAATATGTGGGAAAGAGTGAAGATCTGAAGAAGCTGGTGGAGAAGTGTGGAGGTCGCTGCCACGTGATCGACAACAAACGCTGGAATCAGGAGCACGAGTACAGGAGCAACAGCGTTCAGTTGGAGAAGCTGCTGAACACCATTGAGGAGATGGCTAACAACGGATGCTGCTACACTCCAACGATGTTGCAAGCTGCCAAAAAAGAGTCACCAG CACTAGATGAGATGAGGCTTGTCCTTTTGGGGAAAACTGGAGATGGAAAGAGCAGTGCTGGGAACACCATCCTGGGAGACAAGTTCTTCAAAGAGGTTCGTGGGACACAAGCTGGAACACAACAAAATGAGATGAACGAAAAAGATGTTGGTGACAGAAGAGTCAAAGTTGTCGACACCCCTGGGTTCTTCAACTCGAAGCTAACCGAGGAACAGCTGAAGAAAGAGCTGGAGGCCTCTGTTTCCCAGTGTTCTGCAGGAGCACATGCCTTCATCATTGTGCTCAGAGTGGGCAAATACACTGCGCAAGAGAAAGATATTGTATCTCAAGTCGGAAAAATCTTTGGCAAAGAGACTTTCAATCATGCTGTAGTCCTGTTCACTTGGGGCGACCAGCTTGAAACGGATCAGACCATCGAGAAATATGTGGGAAAGAGTGAGGATCTGAAGAAGCTAGTGGAGAAGTGTGGAGGCCGTTACCACGTGATCGACAACAAACGCTGGAATCAGGAGCACGAGTACAGGAACAACAGCGTTCAGTTGGAGAAGCTGCTGAACACCATTGAGGAGATGGCTAACAACGGATGCTGCTACACTCCAACGATGTTGCAAGCTGCCAAAAAAGAGCCACCAG CACTAGATGAGATGAGGCTTGTGCTTCTCGGGAAGACGGGGTATGGCAAGAGCAGTGCTGGGAACACCATCCTGGGAGACAAGTTTTTCAAAGAGTTTCGTGGGACACAAGCTGGAACACAACAAAATGAGATGAACGAAAAAGATGTTGGTGACAGAAGAGTCAAAGTTGTCGACACCCCTGGGTTCTTCAATTCGAAGCTAACCAAGGATCAGCTGAAGAAAGAGCTGGAGGCCTCTGTTTCCGAGTGTGCTCCAGGGCCACATGCCTTCATCATTGTGCTCAGAATGGACAAATACACTGCCCAAGAGAAAGATATTGTATCTCAAATCGGAAAAGTCTTTGGCAAAGAGACTTTCAATCATGCTGTAGTCCTGTTCACGTGGGGCGACCAGCTTGAAAAGGATCAGACCATCGAGAAATAtgtgggaaagagtgagagtctgAAGGAGCTGGTGCAAAAGTGCGGAGGCCGCTACCACGTGATCGACAACAAACGCTGGAATCAGGAGCACGAGTACAGGAGCAACAGCGTTCAGGTGGAGAAGCTGCTGAACACCGTAGAGGAGATGGCCGCCCAGGGGAGCTGCTATACTATTGACATGCTTCAGCTGGAGGAGGCGAAAAGAGATTCCCTGGATATAAATTGCCACACATGTTTCTCCTTTTTAATACGCAAATAG